In Natrinema sp. SYSU A 869, the following proteins share a genomic window:
- a CDS encoding SDR family oxidoreductase has translation MVNQDSYLQVSVDGKTAVVIGGTSGIGRAIALGLAEDGADVIASSRDQTSVEKTATELRERGASTIEAVCDVTDRDSIENLAETTAKKFGGVDILVNSAGSVAKSPVTTMSEDDWERDIEVNLTGVFRACQVFANVMDEGSIINISSMSSGQARENRPAYCASKSGVDGLTRAAAADLGPSIRVNAIAPGFVKTPLAGDAFDEGTELRAEIDRRTPMERVAMPNEIAGIALYLASDAASFTTGEIIRVDGGYDNSAQ, from the coding sequence ATTGTGAACCAAGATAGTTATCTACAGGTGTCGGTTGACGGAAAGACAGCGGTCGTTATCGGTGGTACGAGTGGCATCGGGCGCGCGATCGCACTCGGTCTAGCTGAAGACGGTGCCGACGTCATCGCGAGTAGCAGAGACCAGACATCAGTCGAGAAAACAGCGACGGAGCTCCGTGAACGAGGTGCTTCCACTATCGAAGCCGTGTGTGACGTAACGGATCGTGACTCAATCGAGAATCTCGCAGAGACTACAGCAAAGAAATTCGGCGGCGTCGATATCCTCGTCAATTCAGCCGGGTCAGTCGCGAAGTCCCCGGTTACAACTATGTCTGAAGACGACTGGGAGAGAGATATCGAGGTCAACCTCACTGGCGTCTTCCGTGCCTGTCAGGTGTTTGCAAACGTGATGGACGAAGGAAGTATCATCAACATCTCCTCGATGTCGTCCGGACAAGCACGAGAGAATCGGCCCGCATACTGCGCCTCGAAAAGCGGAGTCGACGGGCTAACCCGCGCAGCCGCTGCCGATCTTGGTCCATCGATCCGCGTTAATGCGATCGCACCTGGATTCGTTAAAACGCCGCTTGCGGGTGATGCATTCGACGAGGGGACCGAGCTTCGCGCCGAGATCGACCGTCGGACGCCGATGGAGCGGGTCGCGATGCCCAACGAGATCGCCGGCATCGCCCTCTACCTTGCCAGCGACGCTGCCTCATTCACGACCGGCGAAATTATTCGCGTCGACGGCGGTTACGACAACAGCGCACAATAA
- a CDS encoding NAD(P)-dependent alcohol dehydrogenase: MDVAELIGPGKFEVRNRDRPDLDANQVLVAVSRVGICGSDLHWYKHGQMGDRVVEDSLILGHESAGEIVDIGTNVLGLSVGDRVAIEPGIPCGTCQACRDGDYNLCPDVDFMSTPGTDGALAEYVAWPAEFIHPLPEGMTMTEGALCEPLSVGLQAIRRGEVGVGDTVLIMGAGPIGRTALECATAAGATKIVVVDIVDEKLDQAVDQGADLAINSRTQDVIEVLEAAIPTGVDVAIEATGAPPAIEIVPDTVGRGGTVVLVGLAADQAVPFDTYRLVRNQINIRGSYRFANTYSTAIELIADGAVDVESIVDFHTPLSEVSNAFERATESDIVKGVIDVA, from the coding sequence ATGGACGTTGCAGAACTCATCGGTCCAGGTAAATTCGAAGTCCGGAACCGCGATCGTCCGGACCTCGATGCCAACCAGGTCCTGGTCGCTGTCTCACGTGTCGGAATCTGCGGTTCGGATCTCCACTGGTACAAACATGGACAGATGGGTGATCGAGTCGTTGAGGACTCGTTGATACTCGGTCACGAGAGCGCCGGAGAGATCGTCGATATCGGGACAAACGTCTTGGGACTCTCCGTCGGTGACCGCGTCGCGATCGAACCCGGGATTCCGTGCGGCACATGCCAAGCCTGTCGCGACGGCGACTACAATCTCTGTCCTGACGTCGATTTCATGTCAACTCCCGGGACGGATGGCGCTCTCGCCGAGTATGTCGCTTGGCCTGCGGAGTTTATCCACCCTCTCCCAGAGGGAATGACGATGACAGAAGGTGCGCTCTGTGAACCATTAAGTGTCGGTCTCCAAGCGATCCGTCGCGGCGAGGTCGGTGTCGGCGACACCGTCTTGATCATGGGTGCAGGCCCTATCGGGCGTACAGCGCTGGAATGTGCAACTGCCGCCGGGGCCACCAAGATTGTCGTCGTTGATATTGTCGACGAAAAACTCGATCAAGCGGTAGATCAAGGCGCAGATCTGGCAATCAACTCGCGTACTCAAGACGTGATCGAAGTCCTTGAGGCAGCGATACCGACAGGTGTTGACGTCGCAATCGAGGCAACTGGCGCCCCTCCGGCAATAGAAATCGTTCCAGACACTGTCGGCCGAGGAGGAACCGTCGTACTTGTTGGCCTCGCAGCCGACCAAGCTGTGCCGTTCGACACCTATCGTCTCGTTCGCAACCAGATCAACATCCGTGGGAGCTACCGGTTTGCGAACACCTACTCGACGGCTATCGAATTGATAGCAGACGGCGCCGTCGATGTTGAGAGCATTGTTGACTTTCACACACCGCTCTCGGAGGTTTCGAACGCATTCGAACGCGCTACCGAATCCGACATCGTCAAGGGGGTAATCGACGTCGCGTAG
- a CDS encoding mannonate dehydratase, translated as MLPPVQDRRWTLARQLGIGSGVVRFWGMDDWWEYDTLVRTRNRFADHGLSLDVVEDRPPMERTVLGKDGRDEEIATVKQLIRNMGRLDIDVYCWVWTENPVGVLRTADAIPDRGGSLQSGYDHKWMERAADHPEADISERELWKNLEYFLDEVVPVAEEAGVKMALHPDDPPLSSVRGVPRLITSIENYERVLDLYDSPNHGVTFCQGNFAAMDTDVQSAIRRLGDHIHYVHFRDVEGSARSFVETWHDDGPTDMLATMEAYREVGFDGPIRPDHVPKMVGEDDRAETQAGYSDMGRLFAIGYMKGLLEQTMMTS; from the coding sequence ATGTTACCACCTGTCCAAGATAGACGATGGACACTCGCGAGACAACTCGGCATCGGCAGCGGTGTCGTCCGTTTTTGGGGCATGGACGACTGGTGGGAATATGATACTTTAGTTCGGACACGAAACCGATTCGCGGACCACGGACTGTCGTTAGACGTAGTCGAGGATCGGCCGCCGATGGAACGTACTGTTCTCGGTAAAGACGGCCGCGATGAGGAAATAGCGACAGTCAAGCAACTAATCAGAAATATGGGACGTCTTGATATCGACGTCTACTGTTGGGTATGGACGGAAAATCCGGTTGGCGTTCTCCGAACTGCAGACGCGATACCCGACCGCGGCGGGTCATTACAGTCGGGATACGACCATAAGTGGATGGAACGCGCTGCCGACCATCCCGAAGCGGACATCAGCGAACGCGAACTCTGGAAAAATCTCGAGTACTTCCTTGACGAAGTCGTTCCCGTCGCTGAAGAGGCTGGCGTCAAGATGGCACTCCATCCCGATGACCCGCCTCTGTCATCTGTTCGTGGCGTTCCGCGACTCATCACGTCAATAGAAAACTACGAGCGTGTCCTGGATCTGTACGATAGTCCAAATCACGGTGTAACGTTCTGTCAGGGGAACTTCGCTGCGATGGACACTGACGTTCAATCAGCGATTCGACGCCTCGGCGATCATATTCACTACGTTCATTTCCGGGACGTCGAGGGGTCTGCCCGTTCTTTCGTGGAGACGTGGCATGACGATGGACCGACAGATATGCTGGCTACCATGGAAGCGTACCGCGAGGTCGGCTTCGACGGACCGATTCGCCCTGATCACGTCCCCAAGATGGTCGGTGAAGACGACCGAGCGGAAACACAAGCAGGATATTCGGATATGGGGCGGTTATTCGCTATCGGATATATGAAGGGACTTCTTGAACAGACTATGATGACATCATGA
- a CDS encoding TRAP transporter substrate-binding protein, which translates to MLDTSKRDGLTNRRSFIKNLGLLGGTGAVSSLAGCTSLDSDGQSLLLGSVYQSGHVINEMAAEWADLVREETDSRVNITIDEGFGGEREVMEQTSIGAIEGTLIGATWVLQQAPSRYWVESPFVFDSWEQQRRAYTSDYLDEARENLKSEANQRIVGPPIYRGFRHTTGNQGFQTPSDIEGSNIRIPEVDPWLEVWKGIGAAPTTVAFDELYSSLQQGVVGAQENPAETINSYSIYEVQSHITKTSHQASTGWFTFSEDAWSSMSDDDQQLVEETLTGSIEELSADIEQSESKALDELEDEGMEIVEPDRDAWLSAAEPILEELFENQWDPSLEEVRDI; encoded by the coding sequence ATGCTAGATACAAGCAAACGGGATGGTCTGACGAATAGACGTAGTTTCATTAAGAATCTGGGTCTTCTTGGCGGAACCGGGGCGGTCAGCAGTCTTGCAGGTTGCACCAGCCTCGACAGCGACGGACAATCCCTGCTCCTCGGTAGTGTTTATCAGAGCGGACACGTCATCAACGAGATGGCGGCCGAGTGGGCCGACTTGGTTCGTGAGGAGACTGACAGTCGCGTCAACATCACGATCGACGAAGGATTCGGCGGCGAGCGAGAGGTAATGGAACAGACATCGATTGGTGCGATCGAGGGAACGCTCATCGGTGCCACGTGGGTCCTCCAACAGGCTCCGTCCCGTTACTGGGTGGAGTCCCCATTTGTCTTCGACAGCTGGGAACAGCAGCGGCGAGCGTACACTAGCGACTATCTTGATGAGGCACGAGAAAATCTCAAGTCGGAAGCAAACCAGCGAATTGTTGGTCCGCCGATCTACCGCGGGTTCCGTCACACAACCGGTAATCAAGGGTTCCAGACGCCGAGTGACATTGAGGGTTCCAATATCCGGATTCCCGAAGTGGATCCGTGGCTTGAGGTATGGAAAGGAATCGGAGCGGCTCCGACGACCGTAGCCTTCGACGAGCTATACAGTTCTCTTCAGCAAGGCGTCGTCGGCGCCCAAGAGAACCCGGCCGAGACGATCAACTCATACTCGATTTACGAGGTTCAGAGCCACATCACAAAGACCTCTCACCAGGCATCGACCGGCTGGTTCACATTCAGCGAAGACGCTTGGTCGTCGATGAGCGATGACGATCAGCAACTTGTCGAAGAGACTCTGACCGGTTCTATTGAAGAGCTGAGTGCAGACATTGAGCAGAGTGAGTCAAAAGCGCTCGACGAATTAGAAGACGAAGGCATGGAGATCGTCGAACCCGACCGGGACGCCTGGCTTTCGGCCGCCGAACCGATTCTCGAAGAACTATTCGAAAATCAGTGGGACCCCTCCTTAGAAGAGGTCAGGGATATTTAA
- a CDS encoding TRAP transporter small permease subunit → MLDTSRFEASQANRLLTAITLGIFAVMIAVIGLQMLARWVLGPLFGMYLPWTSSLSRLLLIFLTFVGAAIASRDREHVTVNLLIKHLPPWAARALVIVQSLLIGVFLVVLLVGAVAMYHLTAGRTFGALPTYPLLTNEWLYIAVLVGSALMLAYILRDLVSTLVGDEVPVPSEGER, encoded by the coding sequence ATGCTTGACACATCCCGATTTGAGGCGAGCCAAGCTAATAGACTTCTGACAGCGATTACGCTCGGTATCTTCGCCGTCATGATTGCTGTTATCGGATTACAGATGCTTGCACGGTGGGTTCTCGGGCCGCTATTCGGTATGTATCTGCCGTGGACCTCAAGCCTGTCACGGCTATTATTGATTTTCCTTACGTTCGTTGGAGCTGCAATTGCGAGCCGCGACCGAGAGCACGTGACGGTCAATCTACTGATAAAACACCTGCCTCCGTGGGCCGCAAGAGCACTCGTCATTGTGCAGTCACTCCTTATTGGTGTGTTTCTCGTCGTCTTACTGGTCGGTGCCGTTGCGATGTACCACCTTACGGCGGGTCGAACGTTCGGTGCTCTGCCAACATACCCTCTGCTAACCAATGAGTGGCTGTACATCGCTGTGCTCGTCGGCAGCGCATTGATGCTCGCGTACATACTTCGTGATCTCGTTTCCACTCTCGTCGGCGATGAAGTCCCAGTACCTTCGGAAGGTGAAAGATGA
- a CDS encoding TRAP transporter large permease — MDLVLIALFIIVLLVLYLIGIPVAFALGLTSLILMLTPMVSYSPELVAQTLVSGADSFVLLAIPLFLLTGLYMNSFGLTNIIFDFAEEMIGPIRGGIAHVNILASLLFSGMTGTAAADAAGLGAIEYEAMQDAGYEKGYSAAVTGSSAIIGPIIPPSVPLIMYGVLAQVSIGVLFIAGIVPGLIMGATLLLLCTYYAYSHGYERGTWWSLPDIWRSFKAAAPALGTPVLIIGGLLGGFFTATEAGAVALFYTLFVGYVFYGGVENGDFIETTYEGVVTTAALTFIVASATLYGFLIRRAQLPDALAEAVVGVTGDPTVLLLMIVGVLLIVGLMMETIAAITILTPVFLPVINVAGIDPIHFGIVMILTLMIGLLTPPFGIILFILEKVTDVGLERIMRSMVPFYIPLLIILLLVAVLPSLTLWLPKLVGLI, encoded by the coding sequence ATGGACTTGGTCCTGATAGCGCTGTTCATCATAGTGCTGCTCGTACTCTACCTTATCGGGATCCCCGTTGCGTTCGCCCTCGGGCTAACGAGTCTTATCCTCATGCTGACGCCGATGGTTTCGTACAGCCCGGAACTTGTCGCCCAAACTCTCGTTAGCGGGGCAGATTCGTTCGTGCTGCTTGCAATCCCGCTCTTTCTGCTAACCGGCCTCTACATGAACAGCTTTGGCCTTACCAATATCATCTTCGACTTCGCTGAGGAGATGATCGGCCCGATCCGCGGCGGTATTGCCCATGTCAATATTCTCGCCAGTCTTCTGTTTTCGGGGATGACCGGGACCGCCGCCGCAGACGCAGCGGGACTCGGCGCTATCGAGTACGAAGCTATGCAGGATGCGGGATACGAGAAAGGGTACAGCGCTGCCGTGACTGGTTCGTCCGCAATCATTGGGCCGATCATCCCTCCGAGCGTCCCACTCATCATGTACGGGGTTCTCGCTCAAGTTTCGATTGGGGTCTTGTTCATCGCTGGCATCGTACCTGGTCTCATCATGGGAGCGACGCTCCTGTTGCTCTGTACGTACTACGCTTACTCACACGGCTACGAGCGCGGAACGTGGTGGTCGCTCCCCGATATATGGCGGAGTTTCAAGGCGGCTGCCCCGGCGCTGGGCACTCCTGTCCTGATAATCGGCGGGCTGCTCGGAGGCTTCTTTACCGCGACCGAAGCCGGCGCCGTGGCACTGTTCTACACCCTCTTTGTCGGGTATGTCTTCTATGGCGGCGTTGAAAACGGAGACTTCATCGAGACGACGTACGAAGGCGTCGTCACGACGGCTGCGTTGACGTTCATCGTCGCATCTGCGACGCTGTACGGCTTCCTCATCCGTCGTGCCCAGTTACCGGACGCACTGGCCGAAGCAGTGGTCGGAGTAACGGGTGACCCTACTGTGCTGCTCCTGATGATTGTCGGTGTGTTGCTTATCGTTGGGCTCATGATGGAGACAATCGCGGCAATCACAATCTTGACGCCTGTCTTCCTGCCCGTAATCAACGTCGCCGGCATCGACCCCATCCACTTCGGCATCGTGATGATTCTTACGCTCATGATTGGGCTCCTTACACCGCCGTTCGGGATTATCCTATTTATCTTGGAGAAAGTCACCGATGTCGGGTTAGAGCGCATTATGCGGAGTATGGTGCCATTTTACATTCCGCTCCTAATTATCCTCCTGCTGGTAGCAGTACTGCCGAGTCTCACTCTCTGGCTCCCGAAACTCGTTGGCCTCATCTGA
- a CDS encoding HalOD1 output domain-containing protein, with translation MVSVVNAIASAENRSPIDIDPIYGSIEPKLLNSFSKCADESNGSPTVSLAFSHEGYRINVDNMGKIVLSRDETSSSSPSFIRPSSESSALEESSGEFTCHYDFEADHSLTVMLAKALAAIKNTRPTEITPLYESIDPKVLNIFGDYASERDEPSSVSLEFVHSDHRITVDERGKISIRESNTSSKISIRESNTGSKITDVVRDAWNSDPPLTAPR, from the coding sequence TTGGTATCGGTCGTCAATGCGATAGCGAGCGCCGAAAACCGCTCCCCGATTGATATCGATCCGATATACGGCAGTATCGAACCGAAACTGCTTAATTCATTCTCAAAGTGTGCAGACGAGAGCAATGGATCACCGACGGTGAGCCTTGCCTTCTCCCACGAGGGGTACCGGATAAACGTCGATAATATGGGAAAAATAGTCCTGAGCCGAGACGAGACCAGTTCCTCGTCCCCCTCTTTCATCCGCCCGTCCAGCGAGAGTAGCGCACTCGAAGAATCGTCGGGAGAATTTACCTGTCATTACGACTTCGAGGCCGATCACTCTCTCACAGTCATGCTCGCCAAGGCTCTCGCCGCAATCAAAAATACTCGACCTACGGAGATCACTCCGCTCTACGAGAGTATTGATCCAAAAGTCCTCAATATATTCGGTGACTATGCTAGCGAGCGAGACGAACCCTCCTCTGTTTCCCTGGAATTCGTCCACTCGGACCATCGAATAACTGTCGACGAGCGGGGGAAGATCTCTATCCGTGAGAGCAATACGAGTTCCAAGATCTCTATCCGTGAGAGCAACACGGGTTCCAAGATCACTGACGTTGTTCGCGACGCTTGGAATTCAGACCCTCCTCTAACCGCACCTCGCTAG
- a CDS encoding BCCT family transporter, whose translation MRPKDSIKHGKSSVSRFVDELDTTVFIAGVVLSLTAIVTFLTYPQLSVRAILAITDHIRSNYTWVYVVTMFLMLLFVLFLLFGRWGDITLGKPAEDPEFTLFGFFAMMFSAGIAAGIVFWGPAEALFHYDTVPPMIDAESQMPAAAIGAVQYTLFHWGIYYLIPYTIIGVPIAFFSYRHEAPLRISTLLVPFVGIDGLDNVWGKLLDILAVLVTIGGITTTLGFVGNQLLTGIQYTTGITFGNTETILLISGLTVSFTLSAVLGVERGIRRLSLFNVILFSILGVLTFLVGPTNFIINLGVQATGGYLDDFFEMSLYTGMGENDGWVGSWTVFYWAWVFSWAPFGGLFVARISRGRTVREVAAATIFGATAGTLPGFIQWVLQLSGSKALAVSTCLKRFQHTVSPSPDFRYLMHCP comes from the coding sequence ATGAGGCCAAAAGATAGCATCAAGCACGGGAAATCGAGCGTATCGAGATTCGTCGACGAGCTCGACACGACAGTTTTTATCGCGGGGGTTGTCCTATCTCTCACAGCCATAGTGACTTTTCTCACGTATCCTCAATTGTCGGTAAGAGCGATTCTCGCTATTACAGATCATATTAGATCTAACTACACGTGGGTCTACGTCGTTACTATGTTTCTCATGCTACTGTTTGTCCTCTTCCTGCTGTTCGGGAGATGGGGAGACATTACGCTGGGAAAGCCAGCAGAGGACCCGGAGTTTACACTCTTTGGATTCTTCGCGATGATGTTCTCAGCAGGCATCGCGGCGGGCATCGTGTTCTGGGGTCCAGCGGAGGCGCTGTTTCACTACGACACCGTCCCGCCGATGATCGATGCGGAGTCGCAGATGCCTGCAGCGGCGATAGGAGCGGTCCAATACACGCTCTTTCATTGGGGAATTTACTATCTAATACCCTATACTATAATCGGGGTTCCGATCGCGTTCTTCTCGTACAGGCACGAGGCGCCGTTGCGGATCTCGACGCTTCTCGTGCCCTTCGTCGGCATTGACGGGCTCGACAACGTCTGGGGAAAACTACTGGATATCCTTGCGGTGCTCGTCACTATCGGTGGTATCACGACGACACTGGGGTTCGTCGGGAACCAACTCCTAACCGGCATTCAATACACCACCGGAATAACATTTGGAAATACAGAAACGATCCTACTCATTTCCGGGTTAACAGTCTCTTTTACGCTCTCGGCAGTCTTGGGTGTTGAACGGGGGATTCGACGATTATCACTGTTTAATGTCATTCTATTTTCAATTCTGGGAGTGCTCACGTTTCTCGTAGGACCGACTAACTTTATAATAAATTTGGGAGTACAAGCGACAGGAGGATATCTCGATGACTTCTTCGAGATGAGTCTGTACACCGGAATGGGAGAGAACGATGGATGGGTCGGCTCCTGGACTGTGTTCTACTGGGCGTGGGTGTTCTCATGGGCGCCGTTCGGCGGCCTGTTCGTCGCGCGTATCTCTCGCGGACGAACCGTACGAGAAGTGGCTGCCGCAACCATCTTCGGGGCAACAGCGGGGACGCTCCCTGGTTTTATACAATGGGTGCTACAGCTATCTGGCTCCAAAGCTCTGGCCGTGTCAACCTGCTTGAAGAGATTTCAGCACACGGTGTCGCCGTCTCCGGATTTCCGTTATTTAATGCACTGCCCCTAG
- a CDS encoding BCCT family transporter has translation MGATAIWLQSSGRVNLLEEISAHGVAVSGFPLFNALPLGLLLGSLFPILIITFFLTSADSSTLALGMLTTGGKESPSSLNRIIWGTLMGILASLLVVGGGIPALRSLAILSGLPFVVIAMLSIVTISVEFRKLVPIFESSTKVKRSPRSESPPRSESNEESQRKD, from the coding sequence ATGGGTGCTACAGCTATCTGGCTCCAAAGCTCTGGCCGTGTCAACCTGCTTGAAGAGATTTCAGCACACGGTGTCGCCGTCTCCGGATTTCCGTTATTTAATGCACTGCCCCTAGGACTGCTGTTGGGAAGCCTGTTCCCGATTCTTATTATCACGTTCTTTCTCACGTCCGCAGATTCCTCGACACTTGCACTTGGGATGTTAACGACCGGTGGGAAAGAATCCCCGTCTAGTCTCAACCGCATCATCTGGGGAACACTGATGGGCATTCTTGCGTCGCTACTCGTCGTTGGAGGAGGAATTCCAGCACTGCGATCATTAGCGATTCTTTCGGGACTTCCGTTCGTCGTGATCGCGATGCTCTCTATCGTCACTATAAGCGTTGAATTTCGGAAACTCGTACCGATATTCGAAAGTTCTACGAAGGTGAAAAGATCGCCTAGGTCGGAATCCCCGCCTAGGTCGGAATCCAACGAGGAGTCACAGCGCAAAGACTGA
- a CDS encoding IS630 family transposase (programmed frameshift), with protein sequence MAKEGNKIPDLTKRRVREQLADETDPKPIKRLTAAREYLEGLSPADIEDKYGWDRQTVYNWLNRFEERGFDAALYDKSRPGRPSELSDKQSEEFTAVLHDPPEEVGYDDPAWSTALAQHYLIEVFDIAFSRRHTRRLMHKAGVSPKRPRPELASADEGEREEFEETVKKVGRRDEDTTVVTIDQTRKAVGADLYAAWYPVGERPTVGVSASREGVNLLGAVTEYGETSVLECGGSFTGEVTIRFLEHLQAEFGEKLVVLLDQATYFTAGAVKDFAADEPIELVYFPTGSPDLNPTEEYWRRLKLALANRYFGSCAEIRSAVWTALESISPPGVYQYLCP encoded by the exons ATGGCCAAGGAAGGGAACAAGATTCCCGACCTCACGAAACGTCGAGTCCGCGAGCAACTCGCGGACGAGACAGATCCGAAGCCGATCAAACGTCTCACCGCTGCTCGCGAGTATCTCGAAGGACTCTCTCCGGCCGATATTGAAGACAAATACGGATGGGACCGTCAGACTGTCTACAACTGGTTGAATCGCTTTGAAGAGCGCGGCTTCGACGCCGCGCTCTACGATAAATCTCGTCCTGGACGTCCTTCCGAGCTCAGCGACAAACAGTCCGAGGAGTTCACTGCTGTACTCCATGATCCCCCTGAAGAAGTTGGATACGACGATCCAGCGTGGAGTACAGCTCTCGCCCAGCACTACCTCATTGAGGTGTTCGACATCGCCTTCTCCCGCCGTCACACTCGCCGACTCATGCACAAGGCCGGGGTCTCGCCGAAGAGACCCCGGCCGGAGCTGGCCTCTGCCGATGAAGGCGAACGTGAGGAGTTCGAAGAGACGGTC AAAAAAGTAGGCCGCCGTGACGAGGACACCACGGTCGTCACGATCGACCAGACGCGGAAAGCGGTTGGAGCAGATCTCTACGCGGCATGGTATCCGGTTGGCGAGAGGCCGACCGTGGGCGTGTCGGCCTCTCGCGAGGGAGTGAACCTGCTGGGAGCAGTCACTGAGTACGGGGAGACGTCGGTGCTGGAGTGTGGCGGATCGTTCACCGGTGAGGTGACGATCCGCTTTCTGGAGCATCTCCAAGCGGAGTTCGGCGAAAAGCTGGTCGTACTGTTGGACCAGGCGACGTACTTCACCGCTGGGGCGGTGAAGGACTTTGCCGCCGATGAACCGATCGAACTGGTCTATTTCCCGACTGGGTCGCCGGATCTGAACCCAACCGAAGAATACTGGCGACGACTCAAACTCGCCTTAGCAAACCGCTACTTCGGCAGTTGTGCCGAAATCCGATCAGCAGTCTGGACAGCACTCGAATCAATTAGTCCACCAGGTGTCTATCAATACCTCTGTCCTTGA
- a CDS encoding IS6 family transposase, producing MAAQELFTVSLEPNPLACWDDESTASALRALAVRLHSTGISLRETAVALEQFGVIRSHQAVWQWVHRTAETVPDPPTAEPSRVAVDETAVKIGTEQHWLYAAIDVETKLLLGAVVLERRGTDPAAEFLGQLAEKHDFSETTFLVDGMGYLTALARCDLRGHLDYVDRNLIEKWFQTLAMRIDRFHQTWMGGRASAQRWLAAFVYYYNFQRPNQALNNRTPVEEVQNR from the coding sequence ATGGCCGCTCAAGAACTGTTCACCGTCTCTCTGGAGCCGAATCCGCTTGCGTGTTGGGACGACGAGAGCACCGCGAGCGCTCTGAGGGCGCTCGCGGTGCGGCTTCACTCGACGGGAATTTCGCTTCGTGAAACAGCCGTCGCGCTGGAGCAGTTCGGCGTGATCCGGTCACATCAGGCGGTGTGGCAGTGGGTTCACCGCACTGCGGAAACCGTCCCAGACCCGCCGACGGCAGAGCCGTCGCGGGTCGCGGTCGATGAAACCGCAGTGAAAATCGGCACCGAGCAGCACTGGCTGTACGCCGCAATCGACGTCGAGACGAAGCTACTGCTCGGTGCGGTCGTCTTAGAACGGCGAGGAACGGACCCAGCCGCCGAGTTTCTCGGCCAGCTGGCCGAGAAACACGACTTCTCGGAGACGACGTTTCTCGTGGACGGGATGGGCTATTTGACCGCGCTCGCGCGGTGCGATCTACGCGGTCACCTCGACTACGTCGACCGGAACTTGATCGAAAAGTGGTTCCAGACGCTTGCGATGCGGATCGACCGATTTCACCAGACGTGGATGGGCGGCAGAGCCAGCGCGCAGCGCTGGCTCGCCGCCTTCGTCTACTACTATAATTTCCAGCGACCAAACCAGGCGCTCAACAACCGCACGCCTGTTGAGGAGGTGCAGAATCGTTGA
- a CDS encoding EamA family transporter: MKRWFADYSSPVFLSITYALSVVLYLPVVVASDTLFLPVSNRAEVLRSIFVVTALTTLAMVLLFRAIRIGEVSYVLSISKIIPVFVLPLEVGLLRQQLSVLQIGGVVVATVAIYVANW; this comes from the coding sequence ATGAAGCGATGGTTCGCCGACTATTCGTCGCCGGTTTTCTTATCGATCACGTACGCACTCTCGGTAGTCCTCTATCTCCCAGTGGTTGTCGCCAGCGACACGCTCTTTCTTCCCGTGTCGAATCGAGCCGAGGTCCTTAGGTCGATTTTCGTAGTAACGGCGTTGACGACACTCGCGATGGTGCTCCTGTTCCGTGCGATTCGGATCGGCGAAGTCTCGTACGTCTTGTCGATTAGCAAAATAATACCTGTGTTCGTCCTGCCCCTAGAAGTAGGGCTGCTGAGACAACAACTCTCCGTACTCCAGATTGGGGGCGTAGTCGTCGCAACGGTTGCGATCTACGTCGCCAATTGGTAG
- a CDS encoding EamA family transporter, with amino-acid sequence MFLGVAALMGPLATRSHWPEDWARDLPVFLVTALVIASGNHVVLLAFQRLPASIVSPIVNRQAIVAVILGAIFLEESHLRARLAATALAIIGITIISLG; translated from the coding sequence ATGTTTCTCGGCGTCGCCGCGTTGATGGGACCGCTGGCGACCCGATCTCACTGGCCGGAGGACTGGGCGCGTGATCTGCCCGTCTTCCTCGTCACGGCACTCGTCATCGCGTCCGGGAACCACGTCGTCTTGCTCGCCTTCCAGCGGCTACCGGCGAGTATCGTCTCTCCCATTGTCAACAGGCAAGCGATCGTCGCCGTAATTCTGGGAGCGATTTTCCTTGAGGAATCTCACCTCCGAGCCCGTCTCGCTGCGACCGCCCTGGCAATCATCGGTATCACGATAATTTCCCTCGGGTGA